The Kineothrix sp. MB12-C1 genome includes a window with the following:
- a CDS encoding ABC transporter substrate-binding protein: MKKMLLVLLAGVAAFSLAACKGATAETTQTPDGMPIGPVTLNVTTTFAGEDTNAQHYQEAIAEWQAETGNIINDASGTVVETFKARIISDFEMGSEPDILFYFNGVDSNPFVEGGKVVSIDEIRSVYPDYASNMQDSMMGASMVDGKNYSVPMNGYWEGLFVNKQVCEAAGVEIPGPNTTWDEFMEICQKVKDAGYIPIAASFAEVPHYWFEFCIYNYLESSSHKILPKAIDDEQGMAWLNGITDMKMLYESGYLPENTLSATDGETFQLFVDSKAAFLIDGTWKVGGIEESTDNVDNFTVTYVPAKDNRKSTDIIGGLSSGWYITKKAWKDPEKQKACVDFITYMTTDDMVTKFASISTTALKNGTQVDRSDLSSLAMAGLKMVEGATGMSSAVQDQVTQGQRVPIFNAMPDIVTGKVEVVDAVAQFIDLISTGQEEE; encoded by the coding sequence ATGAAAAAAATGTTATTGGTGTTACTTGCAGGTGTGGCGGCTTTTTCGCTGGCAGCATGTAAAGGTGCTACGGCTGAGACAACACAGACGCCGGATGGCATGCCGATAGGACCGGTTACCTTGAATGTAACTACTACCTTTGCAGGTGAAGACACAAATGCTCAGCATTATCAGGAGGCGATTGCCGAATGGCAGGCAGAGACGGGTAATATCATTAATGACGCTTCCGGTACTGTGGTAGAGACTTTTAAGGCAAGAATTATCTCTGATTTTGAGATGGGTTCTGAGCCGGACATACTTTTTTATTTTAACGGCGTGGATTCCAATCCCTTTGTAGAGGGAGGGAAGGTTGTTTCTATCGATGAGATTCGATCCGTATATCCTGATTATGCGTCTAATATGCAAGATAGCATGATGGGGGCGTCGATGGTGGATGGTAAGAATTATTCGGTGCCAATGAATGGCTATTGGGAAGGTTTATTCGTAAATAAGCAAGTTTGTGAAGCGGCAGGAGTGGAAATACCCGGACCGAATACTACTTGGGATGAATTTATGGAGATTTGCCAGAAAGTAAAAGATGCGGGGTATATTCCTATTGCGGCATCTTTTGCAGAGGTTCCCCATTACTGGTTTGAATTCTGCATTTATAACTATCTGGAGTCTTCCTCGCATAAAATACTTCCGAAAGCCATTGATGATGAGCAAGGAATGGCATGGCTGAACGGAATAACAGATATGAAGATGCTATATGAAAGTGGGTATCTGCCTGAGAATACGTTGTCAGCTACTGACGGGGAGACGTTCCAGCTTTTTGTGGACAGCAAGGCAGCTTTTTTGATCGATGGTACATGGAAGGTAGGAGGTATTGAGGAATCTACCGATAATGTTGATAATTTCACCGTGACCTATGTTCCTGCTAAGGACAATCGTAAATCCACAGATATTATCGGGGGTCTGTCTTCCGGATGGTATATTACGAAGAAAGCATGGAAAGACCCGGAGAAGCAGAAAGCGTGTGTGGACTTTATCACCTATATGACGACGGACGATATGGTAACGAAGTTCGCATCCATATCGACCACTGCATTAAAGAACGGCACACAGGTGGACAGAAGTGATTTATCTTCTTTAGCTATGGCAGGACTTAAGATGGTAGAAGGGGCAACAGGGATGTCTTCCGCTGTTCAGGATCAAGTTACCCAAGGACAGAGAGTTCCGATATTCAATGCAATGCCTGATATTGTGACGGGCAAGGTGGAAGTAGTGGATGCAGTCGCTCAGTTTATCGACTTGATTTCGACAGGACAGGAGGAAGAGTAA
- a CDS encoding phosphoglucomutase/phosphomannomutase family protein, with protein sequence MIKFGTGGWRAVIGDEFTRANIQLMAKALSDKMKAEQVADKGIVIGYDRRFLAKEAMQWAGRVFAAEGITAYLINKSSPTPLIMFYTMQHDFPYGMMVTASHNPAIYNGIKVFTAGGRDANEEQTKDIEEYIEKISADDVKEIEYEDALEKGLIKEIYPLNEYLDNIISAINMEAIRERGLKVVLDPLYGVSETSLSTILHTARCEVITIHDRHDTLFGGKLPSPSVSTLRPLQNAVLDYRADIGIATDGDADRIGVIDDTGRFLHPNDILVLLYYYLVKYKGWEGPVVRNIATTHMLDKVAERFGQKCYEVPVGFKHISSKMNATGAIIGGESSGGLTVRGHIHGKDGIYAAALLAEMIAVTGKKLSDIYREIELECGYIFMDERDYKFTQEKKEQMHKLLMEDKQLPELPFEVEKVSYLDGSKVYFKNGGWVVGRFSGTEPLIRVFCEMPTLEEAKAVCDIYEKFLGLEQ encoded by the coding sequence ATGATTAAGTTCGGAACAGGCGGATGGCGTGCTGTAATAGGGGATGAATTTACAAGGGCCAATATTCAATTGATGGCAAAGGCTCTCAGCGATAAAATGAAAGCGGAACAGGTAGCAGATAAGGGGATTGTAATAGGATACGACAGAAGGTTCCTTGCAAAAGAGGCGATGCAGTGGGCAGGACGTGTATTCGCTGCCGAAGGGATTACGGCATATTTAATCAATAAATCATCACCGACCCCCCTTATTATGTTCTACACGATGCAGCATGATTTTCCTTATGGAATGATGGTCACTGCCAGTCACAACCCGGCAATCTATAATGGAATAAAGGTATTCACGGCCGGAGGCAGGGACGCGAATGAGGAACAGACGAAGGACATCGAGGAATACATTGAAAAGATTTCCGCGGATGACGTGAAAGAAATAGAATATGAAGATGCTCTTGAAAAGGGGTTGATCAAAGAGATTTACCCTTTGAATGAATATCTGGATAATATTATTTCTGCGATCAATATGGAAGCGATAAGAGAGCGTGGTCTGAAAGTAGTGCTTGACCCGTTATACGGCGTGAGTGAGACCTCTCTTTCTACCATACTCCATACGGCGAGGTGCGAAGTAATTACCATTCACGATAGGCACGATACTCTGTTCGGTGGCAAACTCCCGTCTCCTTCGGTATCTACACTTCGCCCTTTGCAGAACGCAGTGCTCGATTACCGGGCGGATATTGGAATTGCTACGGATGGAGATGCTGACCGCATCGGTGTTATTGATGATACCGGACGTTTCTTACATCCTAACGATATCCTTGTACTTTTATATTACTACTTAGTAAAATATAAAGGCTGGGAGGGACCGGTCGTACGTAATATCGCGACTACCCACATGTTGGATAAGGTAGCTGAGCGGTTCGGGCAGAAATGCTATGAAGTTCCTGTAGGCTTCAAGCATATTTCCTCGAAAATGAATGCTACAGGTGCGATTATAGGAGGGGAGTCCTCCGGCGGTCTTACGGTGCGTGGTCATATTCATGGTAAGGATGGTATTTACGCAGCAGCACTTTTAGCGGAAATGATCGCGGTAACAGGCAAGAAGTTATCCGATATTTATAGAGAGATCGAGTTGGAATGCGGTTATATCTTTATGGATGAGAGGGATTATAAGTTCACGCAGGAGAAGAAGGAGCAGATGCATAAACTTCTCATGGAGGATAAGCAGCTTCCCGAACTTCCCTTTGAAGTGGAAAAAGTATCTTATCTGGATGGAAGCAAAGTATATTTCAAAAACGGTGGATGGGTAGTCGGACGGTTCTCAGGAACGGAACCTCTTATTCGGGTATTCTGTGAGATGCCTACATTGGAAGAGGCGAAAGCAGTTTGTGATATCTATGAGAAATTCCTGGGATTAGAACAATAG
- a CDS encoding dipeptidase yields the protein MKAVDMHCDTISKLYEMAKEKREEDLLRNHCHIDLQKLKKGDALLQNFAIFIDKGKVDNPFEEFVRMADYYYMELKKNGDIIAPVFCWNDIEQNKRDGKISALLTVEEGAVCKGDTAYVRSLYRLGVRMMTLTWNYVNEIGHPNINKRSYEGEKKENTKIPFYKIADMKNGLTEVGKEVVEEMERIGMIIDVSHLSDKGFYDVLSVTNKPFVASHSNARTICSWVRNLTDDMIRKLALRGGVIGLNFCPDFLTDVSESETDPGTIASIVEHAKYITNVGGIDCLGLGSDFDGIEGHGELPDYSYLPMLSDALMKAGFRESDVEKIFHGNVLSIYKELL from the coding sequence GTGAAAGCTGTAGATATGCATTGTGATACAATTTCTAAGCTATATGAAATGGCCAAAGAAAAAAGAGAGGAAGATCTTCTGAGAAATCATTGTCATATCGATTTACAGAAGTTAAAAAAGGGGGATGCTTTGCTTCAGAACTTCGCTATTTTTATTGACAAGGGGAAAGTGGATAACCCCTTTGAAGAGTTTGTACGCATGGCAGATTACTATTATATGGAGCTTAAAAAAAACGGGGACATCATTGCCCCTGTTTTTTGTTGGAATGACATTGAACAAAATAAGAGAGACGGGAAGATATCGGCTCTTCTTACGGTAGAGGAAGGGGCAGTCTGTAAAGGAGATACTGCCTATGTAAGAAGTTTGTACCGTCTGGGAGTACGGATGATGACACTTACCTGGAACTATGTGAATGAAATCGGCCATCCCAATATAAATAAGAGATCCTATGAGGGAGAAAAGAAGGAGAATACGAAGATTCCCTTTTATAAAATTGCCGATATGAAAAACGGGCTTACCGAGGTGGGTAAGGAAGTTGTAGAGGAAATGGAACGGATCGGGATGATTATCGATGTCTCTCACCTGTCAGATAAAGGATTTTACGATGTACTTTCCGTTACAAATAAGCCCTTTGTAGCAAGTCATTCCAATGCGAGAACGATATGCTCCTGGGTGAGGAATCTAACGGACGATATGATAAGGAAATTGGCGCTTCGGGGAGGTGTAATAGGGCTTAATTTCTGTCCTGATTTTCTGACGGATGTGTCAGAAAGCGAAACTGACCCGGGTACCATTGCGAGTATTGTGGAACATGCGAAATATATCACGAATGTCGGCGGCATTGACTGCCTTGGTCTGGGGAGTGATTTCGATGGTATAGAGGGCCATGGAGAATTGCCGGATTATTCGTATCTTCCCATGCTTTCAGATGCCTTGATGAAAGCAGGTTTTCGGGAAAGCGATGTGGAAAAGATCTTTCATGGCAATGTACTGAGCATTTATAAAGAACTATTATAA
- a CDS encoding GH36-type glycosyl hydrolase domain-containing protein produces MQYGHFDNEKREYVIDRVDIPTSWTNYLGVQDMCAVVNHTAGGYMFYKTPEYHRVTRFRGNSIPMDRPGHYVYIRDNDSEDYWSVSWQPVAKSLDEAKYTCRHGMSYSVYECDYSKIKATQTLVVPLNDAVELWDVTIKNEDDKPRNLSLFSYCEFSFHHIMIDNQNFQMSLYCAGSSYEDGIIQHDLFYEEFGYQYFASNFDPDGYDCLRDKFIGLYHTEDNPIAVEKGQCSGSYELGNNHCGSLQKNIVLQPGEEVRVVFMLGEGTREEGKEIKAKYSDLSVMDKVYEDLRAYWNNKFEKLQIHTPNEGMNTLINTWTLYQAEINVMFSRFASFIEVGGRVGLGYRDTAQDAMTVPHSNPEKCRQRIVELLRGLVSEGYGLHLFQPEWFEPDVEVKPFNSPTVIPSPDKDNIVHGLKDACSDDALWLVSSIVEFIKETGEKDFVDEVITYADGGEGTVYEHMMKILDFSAKQVGATGVCKGLRADWNDCLNLGGGESAMVSFLHYWAIENFLELAKYLGRDEEVKKYTEMAETVKTVCNDVLWDGDWFIRGITKNGKKIGTHLDIEGKVHLESNSWAVLSGAADREKGIRAMDSVDEYLYTPWGIMLNAPSYTVPDDDIGFVTRVYPGVKENGAVFSHPNPWAWAAECKLGRGDRAMKFYDALCPYYQNDKIEVREAEPYSYCQFIMGRDHTAHGRARHPFMTGTGGWAYFSATRYILGMRPQFDYLEIDPCVPADWKEFSMVRQWRGTDYQIEVVNPDGVMKGVKELYLNGEKVERIPLMDRGTTNRVKVVMG; encoded by the coding sequence ATGCAGTACGGACATTTTGACAACGAGAAGCGAGAATATGTAATTGATAGAGTGGATATTCCCACTTCGTGGACCAATTACCTCGGCGTACAGGATATGTGCGCAGTAGTGAACCATACCGCGGGCGGTTATATGTTCTATAAGACGCCGGAATATCACAGAGTAACTAGATTTCGGGGAAACAGTATTCCCATGGACCGGCCGGGACACTATGTGTACATAAGAGATAATGATAGTGAGGACTACTGGAGCGTTTCATGGCAGCCGGTAGCCAAGTCTTTGGACGAGGCGAAATATACATGCCGTCATGGTATGTCTTATTCGGTGTATGAATGTGATTACAGCAAGATTAAAGCGACGCAGACTTTGGTGGTTCCGCTGAATGATGCGGTAGAATTATGGGATGTGACGATTAAGAATGAGGATGATAAGCCGAGAAACTTAAGTCTCTTTTCTTATTGTGAATTCTCCTTCCATCATATTATGATCGATAATCAGAACTTCCAGATGAGTTTATATTGTGCGGGTTCTTCCTATGAAGATGGAATTATTCAGCACGACCTTTTCTATGAAGAGTTCGGTTACCAGTATTTTGCATCCAACTTCGACCCCGATGGCTATGATTGCCTGAGAGATAAGTTCATAGGGCTGTACCATACGGAAGATAATCCGATAGCAGTGGAGAAGGGACAGTGCAGCGGTTCTTATGAACTCGGTAACAATCACTGTGGTTCCTTGCAGAAAAATATAGTATTACAGCCGGGTGAGGAAGTCCGGGTTGTATTTATGCTGGGAGAGGGTACGAGAGAAGAAGGCAAAGAAATCAAAGCAAAATACAGCGACCTTTCCGTTATGGATAAAGTATATGAAGATTTGAGGGCATATTGGAATAATAAATTCGAGAAACTGCAGATTCATACACCTAACGAAGGTATGAACACATTAATCAATACATGGACCTTATATCAGGCAGAAATTAACGTAATGTTCTCACGGTTTGCTTCTTTTATCGAAGTAGGCGGACGTGTGGGGCTGGGATACCGGGATACCGCACAGGATGCGATGACAGTTCCTCATTCCAATCCGGAGAAATGCAGACAGCGTATTGTAGAGTTGTTGCGCGGTCTTGTGTCAGAAGGATATGGACTGCATCTGTTCCAGCCGGAATGGTTTGAGCCGGATGTGGAAGTGAAGCCTTTTAATTCGCCGACCGTTATTCCATCGCCGGACAAGGATAATATTGTACATGGTCTTAAGGATGCATGTTCTGACGATGCTTTATGGCTTGTTTCTTCTATTGTAGAGTTCATAAAAGAAACCGGAGAGAAGGATTTTGTGGATGAAGTCATCACTTATGCGGATGGCGGCGAAGGTACCGTATACGAGCATATGATGAAGATTCTGGATTTTTCCGCGAAACAGGTAGGAGCAACAGGCGTTTGTAAAGGGCTTCGTGCGGATTGGAATGACTGCTTGAATCTTGGAGGCGGTGAAAGTGCGATGGTCTCATTCCTTCACTACTGGGCAATCGAGAACTTTCTTGAGCTTGCTAAATATTTGGGCAGGGACGAAGAAGTTAAGAAATATACAGAAATGGCAGAAACGGTAAAGACGGTGTGCAATGATGTGTTATGGGATGGAGATTGGTTTATCCGCGGTATCACTAAAAATGGCAAAAAGATCGGCACGCATTTAGATATAGAAGGAAAGGTACATCTGGAATCTAACTCATGGGCAGTGTTGTCAGGAGCTGCGGATAGGGAAAAGGGAATTCGTGCTATGGACAGCGTGGATGAATATCTCTATACACCGTGGGGAATTATGTTAAATGCACCCTCCTATACGGTACCGGATGATGACATCGGTTTTGTAACGAGAGTATATCCGGGTGTGAAAGAAAACGGAGCGGTATTCTCTCATCCGAATCCGTGGGCATGGGCGGCTGAATGTAAATTAGGACGCGGTGACCGTGCGATGAAATTCTACGATGCATTATGTCCTTATTATCAGAATGATAAGATAGAAGTCAGGGAGGCAGAACCTTATTCCTATTGCCAGTTCATTATGGGACGCGACCATACGGCACATGGTAGGGCGAGACATCCATTTATGACAGGAACGGGCGGCTGGGCTTATTTCTCCGCAACGAGATATATCCTCGGTATGAGACCTCAGTTCGATTATCTGGAAATCGATCCTTGTGTACCGGCAGATTGGAAAGAATTCTCCATGGTGAGACAGTGGAGAGGTACCGATTATCAGATCGAAGTAGTAAATCCTGACGGTGTGATGAAGGGAGTAAAGGAGCTCTATCTGAATGGGGAAAAGGTAGAGCGCATTCCGCTTATGGATAGAGGAACGACCAATCGCGTAAAAGTAGTGATGGGCTAA
- a CDS encoding carbohydrate ABC transporter permease, producing the protein MSFVGKIGSYFVLVLWGVPTVYPLFWIVMNSFKDKRTIHSDSFSLPIGESFTLENYITAFQRINLLGAYRNSLIISTTVAVAVILLASLAAYVLVRYDFRLKGFLNNMIIAGMMFPAFATILPVLRMMNVMGLTNTDQLSKSLLAVILPQIAGNLSFAIVILKGYIGTLPLELEEAAYMEGSNIFQLFFQVIMPLSKPSLATVGIFSFVWSYNDLFTQSFFLKRKPEYSVTVLLSLLTSQEGTNYGLMASSVSLIIMPLLITYLLLQKYIIKGMTVGALKG; encoded by the coding sequence ATGTCTTTTGTCGGGAAAATAGGCAGCTATTTCGTGCTGGTTTTATGGGGAGTACCGACCGTATATCCGTTATTTTGGATTGTCATGAATTCATTCAAGGATAAAAGGACTATTCACTCAGATTCCTTTTCCCTTCCTATCGGTGAAAGTTTTACTCTCGAGAACTATATCACCGCTTTTCAGCGAATTAATCTCTTGGGGGCCTATAGAAACAGTCTTATTATTTCTACCACCGTTGCTGTTGCTGTTATTTTGTTGGCAAGTCTTGCAGCTTATGTGCTCGTACGATATGATTTCAGGCTGAAGGGGTTTTTGAATAATATGATAATTGCAGGAATGATGTTTCCTGCTTTTGCCACAATATTGCCGGTTCTACGTATGATGAATGTCATGGGTCTTACTAACACCGATCAGCTTTCTAAATCGTTACTTGCGGTCATTCTACCGCAGATTGCAGGGAATTTATCTTTTGCCATCGTAATATTGAAAGGCTATATAGGAACGTTACCTCTGGAATTGGAAGAAGCAGCTTATATGGAGGGGAGCAATATTTTTCAACTTTTTTTTCAAGTAATTATGCCCTTGAGTAAACCGTCTCTGGCAACGGTAGGAATTTTTTCTTTTGTCTGGAGTTATAATGATTTATTTACGCAATCCTTTTTCCTGAAAAGAAAGCCGGAGTATTCGGTTACAGTGCTGCTTAGCCTGCTCACTTCTCAGGAAGGAACGAATTATGGACTGATGGCATCCTCAGTGTCATTGATTATAATGCCCCTCCTTATTACCTATCTTCTGTTACAAAAATATATCATCAAAGGGATGACGGTAGGAGCATTGAAGGGATGA
- a CDS encoding carbohydrate ABC transporter permease, translating to MNSNIYRNKKSIIFFLVPAFAILSVFLYYPFIQNIINSFKEMNHLGAVPGGWNDPWYTNYIELMRDGNVKVALINTLKIIIMTLLGQLVIAICLALLADNVKRGQNVFGAVYFFPIVISATALGLLFNLIFLYDKGMLNQFLQILGVEKLIDFKDVRHAMLTMMIPITWQYVGFYFIILTTGLRNISTELYEAALIDGADKLQRVRYISLPLLHNVICTCCVLAVTGALKVFDLPWVMFPKGMPGNSTWLTGTYMYYHAFESHNVDYSSTLSVLIVLLGVLAAKVVNIIFREKDY from the coding sequence ATGAATTCTAATATCTATCGAAATAAGAAATCCATTATTTTTTTTCTCGTTCCGGCGTTTGCCATTTTATCCGTTTTTCTTTATTACCCCTTTATTCAAAACATCATAAACAGTTTTAAAGAAATGAATCATCTCGGTGCTGTGCCAGGTGGATGGAATGATCCTTGGTATACAAATTATATAGAATTGATGCGGGATGGTAATGTAAAGGTTGCCCTAATTAATACATTGAAAATAATTATAATGACATTATTAGGGCAACTGGTCATTGCTATTTGTCTTGCATTGCTGGCAGACAATGTGAAAAGAGGGCAGAATGTTTTTGGAGCTGTGTATTTTTTCCCTATTGTGATATCTGCTACTGCATTAGGGCTGTTGTTCAATTTGATTTTTCTCTACGACAAAGGAATGTTAAATCAGTTCCTTCAAATACTCGGAGTAGAGAAGCTTATCGATTTTAAGGATGTACGGCATGCGATGCTTACAATGATGATTCCTATTACTTGGCAATATGTAGGCTTTTACTTCATTATACTGACGACGGGACTCCGCAATATTTCAACGGAGTTGTATGAGGCGGCACTTATAGATGGTGCGGACAAGCTTCAGAGAGTACGTTATATTTCCCTTCCTCTACTGCATAATGTCATCTGTACCTGCTGTGTGCTGGCAGTAACAGGGGCACTTAAGGTCTTCGATTTGCCGTGGGTGATGTTTCCCAAAGGAATGCCGGGCAACAGTACATGGTTGACTGGGACATATATGTATTATCATGCCTTTGAATCCCATAACGTAGACTATAGCTCCACTCTTTCCGTTCTCATTGTATTGTTAGGCGTACTTGCGGCTAAAGTAGTGAACATTATTTTTCGCGAAAAAGATTACTAG
- a CDS encoding sensor histidine kinase has product MIIVLILCWALPLSIIAYAMLYVTTSKINKQMERTIVTSADNAVKICEMQMSAAITASRNASYLPTIKESWQQYMKDGNKTALYGEVIRFLEQHYRYDDHFLYTTLLFTEHPDEPYYTSQSGSANNLAYRNNLYFMAKVHPLVMEIYPQLDTDIKLLNVEGHIYMIRNMMDSSYHPFAVIVMELDQESLFGSLESTWGYTDSQIYVDGELLVESLDSEMQVNMENFKTRSRNARLIQEGGEYYAYAIRKPDIHYMGYVISLDRQLIIDETAAITYVFAFFVSFMIPLFAIVSIFFHRKVTKPIEGLIKASHIIEEGEFGYQIEGAGNSQEFQYLTDAFNSMSEKLKHQFETIYSEELALKDARIMALQSQINPHFLNNTLEIINWEARINEDYKVSQMIENLSIMLEATMDRRHRRFVTLVEELSYVDAYLFIISQRLGERMNVERNVDNSLFNVKIPRLIIQPIIENAVEHGIIGQPRARVTLNVFAQEDKLIIEVRNTGTLSKESEEKIVALLDTESEPNEISSASLGVRNVNRRIKIIYGDECGLTVKNDENNETVSKIIVKMDTTTIKDNK; this is encoded by the coding sequence ATGATAATTGTTCTTATTTTATGCTGGGCGCTGCCCCTTAGTATTATCGCTTATGCGATGTTGTATGTGACGACAAGTAAGATAAATAAGCAGATGGAGAGGACGATCGTCACTTCTGCGGATAACGCGGTGAAGATATGTGAAATGCAGATGAGTGCAGCTATTACTGCGTCGCGTAATGCATCCTATCTTCCGACGATTAAGGAAAGTTGGCAGCAGTATATGAAGGATGGGAACAAGACTGCTCTTTATGGAGAAGTGATTCGCTTTCTGGAACAACACTATCGTTATGATGATCACTTTTTGTATACGACTTTGCTTTTTACCGAACATCCTGACGAGCCGTATTATACCTCGCAGTCAGGAAGCGCAAATAACCTGGCATATAGGAATAATCTTTACTTTATGGCGAAGGTACATCCTCTGGTGATGGAAATCTATCCGCAGTTAGATACGGATATAAAGCTGCTGAATGTGGAGGGTCATATTTATATGATAAGAAATATGATGGATTCCTCTTACCATCCATTTGCAGTGATCGTAATGGAATTGGATCAGGAAAGTTTATTCGGAAGCCTGGAGAGCACATGGGGATATACGGACAGTCAGATTTACGTGGATGGAGAGCTTCTGGTGGAGTCGCTGGATAGTGAAATGCAGGTGAATATGGAGAACTTCAAGACAAGAAGCCGTAATGCCAGACTGATTCAAGAAGGCGGGGAGTATTATGCCTATGCCATAAGAAAGCCTGATATTCATTATATGGGGTATGTAATTAGTCTGGATAGACAATTGATTATCGACGAAACGGCGGCGATAACATATGTATTTGCTTTTTTTGTATCCTTTATGATTCCGCTTTTTGCTATCGTCTCTATTTTCTTCCACAGAAAGGTTACCAAGCCGATAGAAGGCCTGATTAAGGCATCTCATATTATTGAGGAAGGCGAGTTTGGATATCAGATAGAGGGGGCGGGTAATAGCCAGGAATTTCAATATCTTACAGATGCATTTAACAGCATGTCGGAGAAGCTGAAGCATCAGTTCGAGACAATCTACTCCGAGGAGCTGGCGCTGAAGGATGCCAGGATTATGGCGCTACAGTCACAGATCAATCCGCATTTTCTTAATAATACGTTAGAGATTATCAATTGGGAAGCACGAATTAATGAAGATTACAAGGTAAGCCAGATGATAGAGAACTTGTCCATTATGCTGGAGGCGACGATGGATAGAAGACATCGGCGCTTTGTTACGTTGGTAGAGGAGCTGTCCTATGTAGATGCGTATCTCTTCATTATTTCCCAGCGTCTGGGAGAGCGTATGAACGTGGAGCGGAATGTGGATAATAGTCTATTCAACGTGAAGATTCCACGTCTGATCATACAACCCATCATTGAAAATGCGGTGGAACATGGTATTATAGGACAGCCGCGGGCGCGGGTAACATTAAATGTGTTTGCGCAGGAAGATAAACTGATCATCGAGGTGCGCAATACGGGAACGTTGTCTAAGGAAAGCGAGGAGAAGATCGTTGCGTTGTTAGACACTGAGTCTGAGCCGAATGAAATTAGTTCTGCCAGTCTGGGAGTGCGTAACGTGAATCGAAGAATTAAGATTATTTACGGAGATGAGTGCGGACTTACTGTTAAAAATGACGAAAATAACGAAACAGTAAGTAAAATTATTGTCAAAATGGATACAACAACAATAAAAGACAATAAATAG
- a CDS encoding response regulator transcription factor yields the protein MYKVVIIDDEPIIVRGLEKTVKWESLGCVVAGTAGDGLEGLEVIRREKPDILISDISMPNMDGLSMIAALKSEFPDMEVTILTGFRDFDYAREAIRLGVCRFLLKPSKMEELDEALAAMLSNLKSNPAVIKHLLEDEAAEKEEENTEEVLDSAASSFIVKNALAYIEENYKERLKLADVADNVYVSQWHLSKLLNKYTGQNFSEILNNVRMEQAKTLLRNPSLRIGDIAEEVGFLDMAHFSRVFKKQVGISANEYRNTVLGSDK from the coding sequence GTGTATAAAGTGGTAATTATTGATGATGAACCAATTATTGTTCGAGGCCTGGAGAAGACGGTGAAATGGGAAAGTCTTGGATGTGTGGTGGCAGGAACGGCCGGAGATGGGCTGGAAGGACTCGAAGTGATTCGCAGGGAGAAACCGGATATTTTGATATCGGATATTTCCATGCCGAATATGGATGGGCTCAGTATGATCGCTGCATTGAAATCAGAATTTCCGGACATGGAAGTAACGATTCTTACAGGATTTCGGGACTTCGATTATGCCAGGGAGGCCATTCGATTAGGGGTATGCCGCTTCTTATTGAAGCCTTCTAAGATGGAAGAGCTGGATGAGGCTCTAGCGGCAATGCTTTCGAATCTGAAAAGCAATCCTGCGGTGATAAAACATCTGTTAGAGGATGAGGCAGCAGAAAAGGAAGAAGAGAATACTGAAGAAGTATTGGACAGTGCAGCGAGCAGCTTTATTGTGAAGAATGCGCTGGCCTACATAGAAGAAAATTATAAAGAAAGATTAAAGCTTGCAGATGTGGCAGATAACGTGTATGTGAGTCAGTGGCATTTGAGCAAGTTGCTCAATAAATATACCGGTCAGAATTTCTCTGAGATACTGAATAATGTCCGGATGGAGCAGGCGAAGACACTTCTTAGGAATCCATCCTTGCGAATTGGGGATATTGCAGAAGAAGTAGGTTTTTTGGATATGGCTCATTTTTCCAGAGTGTTCAAGAAACAGGTGGGAATTTCAGCTAATGAGTACAGAAATACAGTGCTTGGCAGTGACAAATAA